In one Variovorax sp. V213 genomic region, the following are encoded:
- a CDS encoding RidA family protein, with protein sequence MALRDVVFPPGRQALYERNRYSPAIRSNGFLFVSGQVGSREDGSPEPDLETQVRLAFGNLNEVLAAAGCTFDDVIDVTVFIVDPESKFEKIWKLVPEFWGNAPHPTLTGVGVTWLYGFDFEIKVIAKLPEAQVD encoded by the coding sequence ATGGCTCTACGTGACGTCGTTTTTCCGCCGGGGCGCCAAGCGCTCTATGAAAGAAATCGCTATTCGCCGGCGATCCGGTCCAATGGCTTCCTGTTCGTCTCGGGGCAGGTCGGCAGCCGCGAGGACGGTTCGCCCGAGCCCGACCTGGAAACGCAGGTGCGGCTCGCGTTCGGCAATCTGAACGAGGTCCTTGCGGCCGCAGGCTGCACGTTCGACGACGTGATCGACGTGACCGTCTTCATCGTCGATCCCGAATCGAAGTTCGAGAAAATCTGGAAGCTGGTGCCGGAGTTTTGGGGCAACGCGCCGCACCCGACGCTGACTGGCGTCGGCGTGACGTGGCTCTATGGCTTCGACTTCGAGATCAAGGTGATCGCAAAGCTCCCCGAGGCCCAGGTGGACTGA
- a CDS encoding LysR substrate-binding domain-containing protein, translated as MDRFDAMQAFARVVEAGSFTKAAETLHMSKTSVTQLVQQLEARLRVKLLNRTTRKVNVTADGAAYYERVVRLLGDMDDAETSLSDASASPRGRLRVDVPSPLARLILVPALPAFHARYPDIQFDMGVSDRMVDLIGENVDCVVRGGELADQSLMARHVGDLQLGVYAAPSYLERAGLPSHPRELENSHHRVVGFHWPRTGKVLPYTLRRQGGESIQVQGRYVLAVDDGNAYLAAGLAGLGVLWLPDYMSDAHVARGELVPLFEGWHLDPMPIYVAFPPNRHVSAKLRVFIDWVAALMAQHAPVQRPATQR; from the coding sequence ATGGACCGTTTCGATGCGATGCAGGCATTTGCCCGCGTGGTGGAAGCAGGCAGCTTCACCAAGGCGGCCGAGACACTTCACATGAGCAAGACCAGCGTGACGCAACTGGTGCAGCAGCTGGAAGCGCGGCTGCGCGTCAAGCTGCTCAACCGCACCACGCGCAAGGTCAACGTCACGGCCGACGGCGCGGCCTACTACGAGCGCGTGGTGCGCCTGCTGGGCGACATGGACGATGCCGAGACCAGCCTGTCTGATGCGTCGGCATCGCCGAGAGGGCGGCTGCGGGTGGATGTGCCCAGTCCGCTCGCGCGCCTGATCCTGGTGCCGGCCTTGCCGGCATTCCACGCGCGCTACCCCGACATCCAGTTCGACATGGGCGTGAGCGATCGCATGGTGGACCTGATCGGCGAGAACGTGGACTGCGTGGTGCGCGGCGGCGAGCTCGCCGATCAGTCGCTGATGGCGCGCCACGTGGGCGACCTGCAGCTGGGGGTTTACGCGGCGCCAAGCTATCTTGAACGCGCCGGCTTGCCCTCGCACCCGCGGGAGCTCGAAAACTCGCACCACCGCGTCGTGGGCTTCCACTGGCCGCGCACCGGCAAGGTCTTACCGTACACCCTGCGCCGCCAGGGCGGCGAGAGCATCCAGGTGCAAGGCCGCTATGTGCTGGCGGTCGACGACGGCAATGCCTACCTCGCAGCCGGCCTGGCGGGCCTGGGCGTCCTCTGGCTGCCAGACTACATGTCCGATGCGCACGTGGCGCGCGGCGAGCTGGTGCCGCTGTTCGAAGGCTGGCACCTCGATCCGATGCCCATCTACGTGGCGTTTCCGCCGAACCGGCATGTCAGCGCCAAGCTGCGCGTGTTCATCGATTGGGTCGCGGCGCTGATGGCGCAACATGCGCCTGTCCAGCGCCCGGCGACGCAGAGGTGA
- a CDS encoding PepSY domain-containing protein, with the protein MALWRRAWFQIHWFIGITAGSVLLVIGLSGAVLSFRAEITDLIDPALHRLPHAADAQPLAPAELLDRLQAAQPGRRVATLTLFAEAGRPVRVNFAPPPGERRGETRLIDPYTAGLLPEPRAEAFFEFVESLHRWLLMPRDTGKPVTGTLAAGLLVLALSGLYLRWPRKPLAWRSWLRLDFALSGRAFLWNLHAVAGTIALLAYLVSGFTGLYWGFDAVRTVIDDAAGEGRAVRMQRMQGARPADAAAGGAPARLDLQRVWRSFQQTTLGDWSQVTLRLPTRNASQVEATYLRAAPEHERARNRLYLQAATGEATQHERYADKPMAGRLVNSIYPLHMGTYWGLPGRILMMLASLGLALFAITGWMLYLGRRRTRKALRAERAQLDLARGSAGQGPEQVLIAFATQTGHAERVALQTAAALQSAGLGIVVKTLAELSVDALLHFRKVLWVVSTSGDGEPPDSARAFARKFAQQAGSQLQHIHYGMLALGDWHYATFCGFGRKLDRDLRNQGAQALFPMVEVDNGNPEAIGRWQRSIAEAFDVRAAWPSHAASPAERAFESWRLVRRQLLNPGSLGHPLFEIELHRAGAPAWQPGALVEVLLQGAPAAADAHPRPAPRSYSVASMPADDCVQLLVRQMRHEGGLGLASGWLTAGAQIGDAIQMRLVANPAFALADEDLPCIFIGNGSGYAGLRSHLRERVRRGHARNWLVYGERQAAHDAFCAADTARWQALGMLARADLVYSRDQPERRYVQHCLREAADELRRWIADGALVYVCGSREGLAPGVDAALSEVLGAAGLDALIAQGRYRRDVY; encoded by the coding sequence ATGGCTCTTTGGCGACGCGCCTGGTTCCAGATCCACTGGTTCATCGGCATCACGGCGGGATCGGTGCTGCTGGTCATCGGACTGAGCGGCGCGGTCCTTTCCTTTCGCGCCGAAATCACCGACCTGATCGATCCGGCCCTTCATCGCCTGCCGCATGCGGCCGACGCCCAGCCACTGGCCCCGGCCGAGCTGCTGGACCGGCTACAGGCCGCGCAGCCGGGGCGGCGCGTGGCAACGCTGACGCTGTTCGCCGAGGCAGGCCGTCCGGTGCGCGTGAACTTCGCGCCGCCGCCCGGCGAGCGGCGCGGGGAGACGCGCCTGATCGATCCTTACACCGCTGGCCTGCTGCCGGAGCCGCGCGCCGAAGCGTTCTTCGAGTTCGTCGAAAGCCTGCATCGCTGGCTGCTCATGCCGCGCGACACCGGCAAGCCCGTGACGGGCACCCTGGCCGCAGGACTGCTGGTGCTCGCACTGTCGGGCCTGTACCTGCGCTGGCCGCGAAAGCCGCTCGCGTGGCGCAGCTGGCTGCGGCTCGACTTTGCGCTCAGCGGCCGCGCCTTCCTGTGGAACCTGCACGCTGTCGCCGGGACCATCGCCCTGCTCGCCTACCTGGTCTCCGGCTTCACCGGGCTCTACTGGGGCTTCGACGCGGTGCGCACCGTGATCGACGATGCGGCCGGAGAAGGCCGCGCCGTTCGCATGCAGCGCATGCAGGGCGCCCGGCCCGCCGACGCAGCCGCCGGTGGCGCACCGGCCCGGCTCGACCTGCAGCGCGTGTGGCGCTCCTTCCAGCAGACGACCCTGGGGGACTGGAGCCAGGTCACCCTGCGCCTGCCCACGCGCAATGCCTCGCAGGTCGAAGCCACCTACCTGCGCGCGGCACCCGAGCACGAGCGCGCGCGCAACCGGCTCTATCTGCAGGCGGCCACGGGCGAGGCGACGCAGCACGAGCGCTATGCCGACAAGCCCATGGCCGGCCGCCTGGTGAACAGCATCTATCCGCTGCACATGGGCACCTACTGGGGCCTTCCGGGCCGCATCCTGATGATGCTTGCCAGCCTGGGCCTGGCGCTGTTCGCCATCACCGGCTGGATGCTGTACCTCGGCCGCCGCCGAACCCGCAAGGCACTGCGCGCCGAGCGCGCGCAGCTCGACCTTGCCCGCGGCAGCGCTGGGCAGGGCCCGGAGCAGGTGCTGATCGCCTTCGCCACGCAGACCGGCCATGCCGAACGCGTTGCCCTGCAGACCGCGGCCGCGCTGCAATCCGCAGGCCTCGGCATCGTGGTCAAGACCCTGGCCGAACTCAGCGTCGATGCGCTGCTGCATTTCCGCAAGGTGCTGTGGGTCGTCAGCACCTCCGGCGACGGCGAGCCGCCCGACAGCGCACGCGCCTTCGCGCGCAAGTTCGCGCAGCAGGCGGGTTCGCAGTTGCAGCACATTCACTACGGCATGCTCGCACTCGGCGACTGGCACTACGCCACCTTCTGCGGCTTCGGCCGCAAGCTCGACCGCGACCTGCGCAACCAGGGCGCGCAGGCACTGTTCCCGATGGTCGAGGTCGACAACGGCAATCCCGAAGCCATCGGTCGCTGGCAGCGCTCGATCGCCGAGGCCTTCGATGTGCGCGCCGCGTGGCCGTCGCATGCGGCCTCGCCGGCCGAGCGGGCCTTCGAATCCTGGCGGCTGGTGCGCCGCCAATTGCTCAATCCGGGCAGCCTGGGCCATCCGCTGTTCGAGATCGAGCTGCATCGCGCGGGCGCGCCGGCGTGGCAGCCGGGTGCGCTGGTCGAGGTGCTGTTGCAGGGCGCGCCAGCCGCCGCCGATGCGCACCCGCGGCCAGCGCCGCGCAGCTATTCGGTGGCCTCGATGCCGGCAGACGACTGTGTGCAGCTGCTGGTGCGCCAGATGCGGCATGAAGGTGGGCTGGGTCTCGCCTCCGGCTGGCTGACCGCCGGCGCGCAGATCGGCGATGCGATCCAGATGCGGCTTGTCGCGAATCCGGCCTTCGCGCTGGCGGACGAGGACTTGCCCTGCATCTTCATCGGCAACGGCTCCGGATATGCCGGGCTGCGCTCGCACCTGCGAGAACGGGTGCGGCGGGGCCACGCGCGCAACTGGCTGGTATACGGCGAACGCCAGGCCGCGCACGATGCCTTCTGCGCCGCGGACACCGCGCGGTGGCAGGCGCTCGGCATGCTGGCGCGCGCCGACCTCGTCTACTCGCGCGACCAGCCCGAGCGCAGGTACGTGCAGCACTGCTTGCGCGAAGCGGCCGACGAGCTCCGCCGCTGGATCGCCGATGGCGCACTGGTCTATGTCTGCGGCAGCCGCGAAGGCCTGGCGCCCGGCGTGGATGCGGCATTGAGCGAAGTGCTGGGCGCTGCCGGGCTCGACGCGCTGATTGCGCAAGGACGCTACCGCCGCGACGTGTACTGA
- a CDS encoding TonB-dependent siderophore receptor — protein MRNLFVFLPLALAAQLACAQAASSTVAAGGELDAVTVRSDRDSGFVANTVEAGTFRGAGIMEVPATVNTVTREVIELQGSAGIYDVLRNTAGVTRQQNGGDTFDQLVIRGIAVENRTNYRLNGSLAIPNVSEIPMENKERVEVLKGASALYYGFTSPAGVINLVTKRAGSTPVTSVGTSFDDQGTMQGFVDFGRQFGDQNQYGLRINAAGGQLGSTIDGVDGNRKFLSAAFDWRVNNRLTLKADLEYYRKSITEQAGISRLAAVNGRIALPALPDPHKLIGPPWAVFEAEVKNAQLRADYSLSDNWALMVEAGHSEAQRDRRLATFSNYDARTGAGRITGNVQHLEQSSDLLRTELFGTFATGGVQHELTLGAAQSDKSQDPIFQRNYGGATTTQNLYFPRAIGYLPLTALPTQPTTGAQDSRELGLYALDRISFSPAWQLVAGVRHTRFESTQFASSTLPKIDYDVKKTTPLAALSYKFTPDLMAYVSYAEGVEEGEVAPAGTANQNNRMPPGVSKQKEAGLRWLTGSGTLLSTALFDIERPGAYTNSANTFVADGRQRYRGLELSAQGKLARQLAWQLSAQTLDAEFRGINAQYNGKMPENTARHTASAFFSYDIAAVPGLSVNGGAYYTGKRPIDDLNQGFIGGYTIFAAGARYVTQLFGKRTLWQINVDNLGDKRYWSAAGTRLAVGVPRTIKATVKIDL, from the coding sequence ATGCGCAATCTCTTTGTCTTTCTGCCGCTCGCGTTGGCGGCCCAGCTGGCCTGCGCGCAGGCCGCTTCCTCCACCGTCGCCGCGGGCGGCGAGCTCGACGCGGTCACCGTCCGATCCGACCGCGACAGCGGCTTCGTGGCCAACACCGTCGAGGCCGGCACCTTCCGCGGGGCCGGCATCATGGAGGTGCCAGCCACGGTCAACACGGTGACGCGCGAGGTCATCGAGCTGCAGGGCTCGGCCGGTATCTACGACGTGCTGCGCAACACGGCGGGCGTCACGCGCCAGCAGAACGGCGGCGATACCTTCGACCAGCTCGTGATCCGCGGGATTGCCGTCGAAAACCGCACCAACTACCGGCTCAACGGCTCGCTCGCGATTCCCAACGTGTCCGAGATCCCGATGGAGAACAAGGAGCGGGTCGAGGTGCTCAAGGGTGCCTCGGCGCTCTACTACGGCTTCACCTCGCCCGCCGGCGTGATCAACCTGGTGACCAAGCGCGCGGGCAGCACGCCCGTCACTTCGGTGGGCACCAGCTTCGACGACCAGGGCACGATGCAGGGCTTTGTCGACTTCGGCCGCCAGTTCGGTGATCAGAACCAGTACGGCCTGCGCATCAACGCGGCGGGCGGGCAGCTCGGCTCGACCATCGACGGCGTGGACGGCAACCGCAAGTTCCTGTCGGCCGCTTTCGACTGGCGCGTCAACAACAGGCTCACGCTCAAGGCCGACCTGGAGTACTACCGCAAGAGCATCACCGAGCAGGCCGGCATCTCGCGCCTGGCGGCTGTCAACGGACGGATCGCGCTACCGGCGCTGCCCGATCCGCACAAGCTCATCGGCCCGCCGTGGGCCGTCTTCGAGGCCGAGGTCAAGAACGCGCAGCTGCGGGCCGACTACTCCCTGAGCGACAACTGGGCGTTGATGGTGGAGGCCGGCCACTCCGAGGCCCAGCGCGACCGGCGCCTGGCGACCTTCAGCAACTACGACGCGCGCACCGGCGCCGGCCGCATCACCGGCAACGTGCAGCACCTGGAGCAGAGTTCCGACCTGCTGCGCACCGAGCTGTTCGGAACCTTCGCGACCGGCGGCGTGCAGCATGAGCTCACGCTGGGCGCTGCGCAGAGCGACAAGAGCCAGGATCCGATCTTCCAGCGCAACTACGGCGGTGCCACCACGACGCAGAACCTGTACTTTCCGCGCGCCATCGGCTACCTGCCGCTCACCGCGCTGCCCACGCAGCCCACCACGGGCGCGCAGGACAGCCGGGAGCTGGGCCTGTACGCGCTCGACCGCATCAGCTTCTCGCCGGCATGGCAGCTGGTGGCGGGCGTGCGCCATACGCGCTTCGAAAGCACGCAGTTCGCCAGCTCGACGTTGCCGAAAATCGATTACGACGTGAAGAAGACCACGCCGCTGGCCGCGTTGAGCTACAAGTTCACGCCCGACCTCATGGCCTATGTCTCCTATGCCGAAGGCGTCGAGGAAGGCGAAGTCGCGCCCGCCGGCACCGCGAACCAGAACAACCGCATGCCGCCTGGCGTGAGCAAGCAGAAGGAAGCCGGGCTGCGTTGGCTCACCGGCTCGGGCACGCTGCTGTCGACCGCGCTGTTCGACATCGAACGCCCGGGCGCCTACACCAACAGCGCCAACACCTTCGTGGCCGACGGCCGCCAGCGCTATCGCGGCCTGGAACTCTCGGCGCAGGGCAAGTTGGCGCGGCAGCTGGCCTGGCAGCTCTCGGCGCAGACGCTGGATGCCGAGTTCCGCGGCATCAACGCCCAGTACAACGGCAAGATGCCGGAGAACACCGCCCGGCACACGGCCAGCGCCTTCTTCTCCTACGACATCGCGGCGGTGCCGGGCCTGTCGGTCAACGGCGGCGCCTACTACACCGGCAAGCGGCCGATCGACGACCTGAATCAAGGCTTCATCGGCGGCTACACGATCTTCGCGGCCGGCGCGCGCTACGTGACGCAGCTCTTCGGCAAGCGCACGCTGTGGCAGATCAACGTCGACAACCTCGGCGACAAGCGCTACTGGTCGGCGGCGGGCACGCGGCTGGCGGTGGGCGTTCCGCGCACCATCAAGGCAACGGTCAAGATCGATCTCTGA
- a CDS encoding methyltransferase, TIGR04325 family, whose protein sequence is MRSLPRGAADHGEDHCRPFFESAHRTSEPRQAAIVKRMEVNMAYTGAPQIVRQILEGPVARPALQRWRRRRFFSEAGFAGCFGLFKSFAEARSSLPPSPEFDHAALAAEYVDVRTKKIFAYDYPVMWWLERAFRDGATKVLDIGGSVGVHFYAYRRYFEMPKDLSWRVVEVPAIAAIGREMASKPDAGAGALSFAEDLAQALPGNDIWISAGALHYLDNARPAQLLQQCGQRPRHILLNKVPLYGGEDYVTTQNIGAGCFAPMHVYNRRRFVKEVEALGYTLREQWQVPERSIDLPGFPEHCVPVYSGLYFTS, encoded by the coding sequence ATGCGTTCGCTTCCACGCGGAGCGGCAGATCATGGGGAAGATCATTGCCGGCCATTCTTCGAATCAGCCCACCGCACCTCAGAACCGCGGCAGGCGGCGATCGTCAAGAGGATGGAGGTAAACATGGCTTACACCGGTGCTCCGCAAATCGTCAGGCAGATCCTGGAGGGGCCGGTCGCCCGGCCGGCGCTGCAGCGTTGGCGGCGCCGGCGGTTTTTTTCCGAGGCCGGTTTCGCCGGTTGCTTCGGCCTGTTCAAAAGCTTTGCCGAGGCGCGGAGTTCGCTGCCCCCCAGTCCTGAGTTCGACCACGCCGCACTGGCGGCCGAATACGTGGACGTCCGCACGAAGAAGATCTTTGCCTACGACTATCCGGTGATGTGGTGGCTCGAACGCGCATTCCGCGATGGCGCCACCAAGGTGCTGGACATCGGCGGCTCGGTGGGCGTCCACTTCTATGCCTACCGCCGCTATTTCGAGATGCCGAAGGATCTGTCCTGGCGCGTGGTCGAAGTGCCCGCGATCGCTGCCATCGGCCGAGAAATGGCCAGCAAGCCGGATGCCGGGGCCGGCGCATTGAGCTTTGCCGAAGACCTGGCGCAGGCCCTGCCCGGCAACGACATCTGGATCTCTGCCGGCGCCCTGCACTATCTCGACAATGCGCGCCCCGCGCAACTGCTCCAGCAGTGCGGGCAGCGCCCCCGGCACATTCTCCTGAACAAGGTTCCGCTCTATGGCGGCGAGGACTACGTGACGACGCAGAACATCGGCGCCGGCTGCTTCGCGCCGATGCACGTCTACAACCGCCGCCGCTTCGTCAAGGAAGTCGAGGCGCTGGGCTACACGCTGCGGGAGCAGTGGCAGGTGCCCGAGCGCTCGATCGACCTGCCCGGGTTTCCCGAGCATTGCGTGCCCGTGTACAGCGGCCTCTACTTCACAAGCTGA
- a CDS encoding GntR family transcriptional regulator yields MTALPRIRLDRTRLAAPQVLEKLRDAILSLDLVPGTVLVRQELADRFGVSQTPVREALLRLSEEGLVDVFPQHATLVSRIDIDAARQAHFLRRSIELEIVHQLAEEAPPGLVAQLEAQVALQATLAAARQYGEFVGADRKFHHLMYEAANVPSLWDLVSRVSGHVDRLRRLHLPTAGKTEAILRDHRAIVRAIAKGDGAAAQKALREHLSGTLSSLPEICARHPDFIARK; encoded by the coding sequence ATGACTGCCCTCCCCCGGATCCGACTCGACCGCACCCGCCTGGCCGCACCGCAGGTGCTCGAAAAACTGCGCGATGCCATCCTCTCCCTCGACCTCGTGCCCGGCACGGTGCTGGTGCGGCAAGAGCTGGCCGACCGCTTCGGCGTGAGCCAGACGCCGGTGCGCGAGGCCTTGCTGCGCCTCAGCGAGGAAGGCCTGGTGGACGTGTTTCCCCAGCACGCCACCCTGGTCAGCCGCATCGACATCGACGCGGCGCGGCAGGCGCACTTTCTGCGCCGCTCCATCGAGCTCGAGATCGTGCACCAGCTGGCCGAGGAGGCCCCGCCCGGGTTGGTCGCGCAGCTCGAAGCACAGGTCGCGCTGCAGGCCACGCTGGCGGCGGCGCGGCAGTACGGCGAGTTCGTCGGTGCCGACCGCAAGTTTCATCACCTGATGTACGAAGCCGCGAATGTGCCAAGCCTCTGGGACCTGGTGAGCCGCGTCTCGGGCCATGTGGACCGCCTGCGGCGCCTGCACCTGCCCACGGCCGGCAAGACCGAGGCGATCCTGCGCGACCACCGCGCCATCGTGCGCGCCATTGCCAAGGGCGACGGCGCCGCGGCACAGAAGGCGCTGCGCGAACACCTCTCCGGCACGCTGAGTTCGCTGCCGGAAATCTGCGCGCGCCATCCCGACTTCATCGCAAGAAAGTAA
- a CDS encoding ribonuclease activity regulator RraA yields MNPQTREKLMKVSTATLCTALFKRGLRNQFIQNVHPLNPALPNMVGEAFTLRYMPAREDLNPITVFNDRNHPQRQAVEQCPVGAVLLMDSRKDARAASAGGILVSRLMKRGAAGVVTDGGFRDSPDIAKLGFPAYHQRPSAPTNLTLHQAIDINVPIGCGDVAVWPGDVVVGDAEGVIVIPADIADEIAAEATEMTVFEDFVQEKVLEGRSILGLYPPTEEQSRTEFAAWRQAHGR; encoded by the coding sequence GTGAATCCCCAGACCCGCGAGAAGCTGATGAAAGTCAGCACCGCCACGCTGTGCACGGCGCTGTTCAAGCGCGGACTGCGCAACCAGTTCATCCAGAACGTGCACCCGCTCAACCCCGCGCTGCCCAACATGGTGGGCGAGGCCTTCACGCTGCGCTACATGCCCGCGCGAGAGGACCTGAACCCCATCACCGTGTTCAACGACCGCAACCATCCGCAGCGCCAGGCCGTGGAGCAGTGCCCCGTGGGCGCGGTGCTGCTGATGGACAGCCGCAAGGACGCCCGCGCCGCATCGGCCGGCGGCATCCTGGTGAGCCGTCTCATGAAGCGCGGCGCGGCCGGCGTGGTCACCGACGGCGGCTTTCGCGACAGCCCCGACATCGCCAAGCTCGGCTTTCCGGCGTACCACCAGCGCCCGAGCGCGCCGACCAACCTGACCTTGCACCAGGCCATCGACATCAACGTGCCCATCGGCTGCGGCGACGTGGCCGTATGGCCGGGCGACGTGGTGGTGGGCGACGCCGAGGGCGTCATCGTGATTCCGGCGGACATTGCCGACGAGATCGCGGCCGAGGCCACCGAGATGACCGTGTTCGAAGACTTCGTGCAGGAGAAGGTGCTCGAAGGCCGCTCCATCCTCGGCCTCTATCCCCCGACCGAAGAGCAGAGCCGCACCGAGTTCGCCGCCTGGC